One genomic region from Thermoplasmatales archaeon encodes:
- a CDS encoding GDP-mannose 4,6-dehydratase, which yields MSKRALITGVTGQDGAYLSKFLLDKGYEVYGTFRRTSTPNFWRLNYVNVLQDIELLPMDLTDLSSAIEAIKYCDPDEIYNLAAQSFVGRSFEEPISTSDVTGIGTTRVLEAARILKVDARIYQASTSELYGNETSTLKSENTVFCPESPYAAAKLYSYWIGEIYKKGYGMFVANGILFNHESPIRGMEFVTRKVTNATAKIKLGLQEKLYLGNMDAVRDWGFAGDYVEAMWLMLQQSVPNNYVISTGIGHSVKELVDLAFKEAGLCKDGYVFVEPALKRVNDVNALIGDNTKAREFLGWKPKTSFENLIKLMYREDLKRWSDYLSGKEVIWDAPSYSEKVKIASVRYSIKI from the coding sequence ATGAGTAAAAGAGCGTTGATTACCGGAGTCACTGGTCAAGATGGCGCATATCTTTCGAAGTTTCTACTGGATAAAGGTTACGAGGTATACGGTACCTTCAGACGAACTTCTACACCAAATTTTTGGCGCCTGAACTACGTTAACGTCTTGCAGGATATCGAGCTTCTTCCAATGGATCTTACAGATCTTAGCTCTGCTATAGAGGCAATAAAATACTGCGATCCCGATGAAATATATAATTTAGCTGCACAAAGTTTTGTAGGGCGCTCTTTCGAAGAACCTATCTCTACATCTGATGTTACTGGAATCGGTACTACGAGAGTGCTTGAAGCGGCGCGAATCTTAAAAGTTGATGCACGAATATATCAGGCATCAACAAGTGAACTATACGGGAACGAGACATCAACTTTAAAGTCTGAGAATACTGTCTTCTGTCCAGAGAGTCCTTATGCGGCTGCAAAACTTTATTCTTATTGGATAGGGGAAATATACAAAAAAGGGTATGGTATGTTTGTTGCTAACGGAATCTTGTTTAACCATGAGTCTCCTATTCGTGGAATGGAGTTTGTAACAAGGAAGGTTACAAACGCTACCGCAAAAATAAAACTGGGACTTCAAGAGAAGCTATATTTGGGAAACATGGATGCTGTTAGGGATTGGGGATTTGCTGGCGACTACGTTGAAGCTATGTGGTTGATGCTCCAGCAATCCGTTCCGAACAACTACGTAATTTCCACAGGAATAGGACATTCCGTTAAAGAACTTGTTGATTTAGCGTTTAAAGAGGCTGGTCTTTGTAAGGATGGGTACGTTTTTGTTGAACCTGCTCTCAAAAGGGTTAATGATGTCAATGCTTTGATAGGCGATAACACTAAGGCGCGCGAATTTTTGGGGTGGAAGCCCAAGACCTCCTTCGAGAATTTAATTAAGCTAATGTATAGAGAGGATCTTAAAAGGTGGTCGGACTATTTATCTGGGAAGGAAGTTATCTGGGATGCACCATCTTATAGTGAGAAGGTGAAAATAGCCTCAGTTAGGTACAGTATCAAGATATGA
- a CDS encoding glycosyltransferase family 2 protein, translated as MPNTNDIIKRIFISVIVTAHDRKSYLRMAVDSVRNQTLDKEFFEIIVLKNFEDDYIDSIHEENFVVVNMEGTIGEYLSTGIKKSKGDIICFLDDDDEFYPNKLQKVSDVFNAHPNLGYYHNGFKIIDGKGKPLKKHFGYKQPKQDISVYEQEDKEKYLFKLGRFQGTFNLSCVSVRRSILPPDSTLLKSLPATTDGAIYIIALKSNMGLLITKEIFNRYRIHGDQSITLNYNQWSAVNKKMLEASALFCYFLKETKFEKYGEWSNFYWSMRYRISEGWPGIRWGDVLNSFRYYVLTGQVSSLSLMIILIVLKIFRVSLIDIKYR; from the coding sequence ATGCCTAACACTAATGACATTATAAAGCGAATTTTTATTAGTGTTATAGTAACTGCACACGATAGAAAAAGCTATCTCAGAATGGCCGTGGATTCAGTACGAAATCAGACGTTAGATAAGGAGTTTTTTGAAATTATTGTCCTCAAGAATTTTGAAGACGATTATATAGATAGCATTCATGAAGAAAACTTTGTAGTAGTAAATATGGAAGGGACAATTGGGGAGTATTTGTCTACCGGAATAAAAAAATCCAAAGGTGACATAATTTGCTTTCTGGATGACGATGATGAATTTTATCCGAACAAGTTACAGAAAGTGAGTGACGTGTTCAACGCACATCCTAATCTAGGATATTATCACAATGGTTTCAAGATCATAGATGGAAAAGGAAAACCATTAAAGAAGCACTTTGGTTATAAACAACCAAAACAGGACATAAGTGTATATGAACAGGAGGACAAAGAGAAATATTTGTTCAAACTGGGCAGGTTTCAAGGAACATTCAATTTAAGCTGCGTCTCCGTTAGGCGATCTATTCTTCCCCCAGACTCAACCCTTTTGAAAAGTCTACCTGCAACCACAGACGGCGCTATTTATATAATCGCTCTAAAGTCGAACATGGGCTTACTTATTACTAAAGAAATTTTTAACAGATACAGGATACATGGAGATCAGTCAATCACATTAAACTATAATCAATGGTCAGCAGTAAATAAGAAAATGCTTGAAGCTTCAGCTTTGTTTTGCTACTTTTTGAAGGAAACAAAGTTCGAAAAATACGGTGAATGGAGTAACTTCTACTGGTCAATGAGGTACAGAATTTCAGAAGGTTGGCCGGGTATAAGATGGGGTGATGTACTAAATTCTTTCCGGTATTATGTGTTGACTGGTCAAGTATCTTCCTTGTCTCTAATGATTATCTTGATAGTATTGAAAATTTTTAGAGTTTCGCTGATCGACATAAAATACAGATAA
- a CDS encoding methyltransferase domain-containing protein gives MNWINSYKKLADVYIEEFESRWKEGVDAATALSHYVRTNFPGITRVLDVPCGIGRLSIPLSLLGFSVLGIDFSDKFIECANKKKSEYSSKTSKFVVGDMFSSDELILNHKPQLVINWWTSIGYNDRKTDLKFLKHLKMVTEHGTILIVETWTREYVINFPIRRFWNDLGNSVVIVSQQVDPLTEFVKSEHSYFRKINGDLKYVGSFTSKIMLYSVLELRNMFESAGWKVLRVANSISQIDGSFNPRIDRCVFVCKSF, from the coding sequence ATGAATTGGATAAATAGTTATAAAAAGCTGGCGGATGTATATATCGAGGAATTTGAGAGTCGATGGAAGGAAGGAGTGGATGCTGCCACAGCACTCTCTCATTACGTTAGGACTAATTTCCCAGGCATAACTCGTGTTTTAGATGTTCCATGTGGTATAGGAAGACTCTCTATACCCTTGTCTTTGCTGGGCTTTAGTGTTCTCGGGATAGATTTTTCTGATAAATTTATAGAATGTGCAAATAAAAAAAAATCAGAATATAGTTCTAAAACTTCGAAATTCGTTGTAGGTGATATGTTCTCTAGCGATGAATTAATATTAAATCACAAACCACAGCTTGTCATCAACTGGTGGACAAGCATCGGTTATAACGATAGGAAAACTGATTTGAAGTTTTTGAAACACTTGAAAATGGTTACCGAACACGGAACGATATTGATTGTCGAAACTTGGACCAGGGAATATGTCATCAATTTTCCAATAAGGCGTTTCTGGAACGATCTAGGAAATTCAGTAGTTATTGTGAGCCAACAAGTTGATCCTCTTACTGAGTTTGTTAAATCTGAACACAGTTATTTTAGAAAGATAAATGGTGATCTTAAGTACGTAGGTAGTTTTACATCCAAGATTATGCTTTACAGCGTTCTTGAACTCAGAAATATGTTCGAAAGCGCCGGTTGGAAAGTGCTTCGTGTTGCTAATTCGATAAGTCAAATTGATGGTTCATTTAATCCACGAATAGATAGATGCGTATTTGTTTGTAAATCTTTTTAA
- a CDS encoding glycosyltransferase, giving the protein MGDFINHGKSLQTNGTSIVILLSLLENVDSIDVFCPEENDKTEEFELPSKVILREFYRYGNSKSILRLLKIPWKNYDVVIFNMLPTGFGNGTMANATALFVPILLVKLLKQKNIRVIHHNSIFTNDVRKLGYDTGFDKIRSFFLGIVEGSLFKNVKTFVFLNLYKEKINESVGKNKVHLLNGRYLEAIATIYINGAMHVKSLEYEKKDIPTILMHGSWGPQKNIELGLSVLKKQKEEGGKFRLVVSGGLNHHFPEYEKEFNELLHSYSDIIDEYLGPVAERDIMKIFLKTSLLLLPYNIPGGHSGVLEQGIFFEVPTIAIYFPEYREQARSLANVKLVPPENFSSAIKEMLKNNDSKTELEINQKIHELIQNIKILLS; this is encoded by the coding sequence GTGGGAGATTTTATAAACCATGGCAAATCGTTGCAAACAAATGGTACTTCAATTGTGATTCTCCTGTCTCTATTGGAAAACGTGGACTCTATTGACGTATTTTGCCCTGAAGAAAACGACAAGACTGAAGAATTTGAACTTCCATCAAAGGTGATACTACGAGAATTTTATAGATATGGTAATTCGAAATCGATCCTTCGACTTTTAAAGATACCATGGAAGAATTATGATGTTGTCATATTCAATATGCTACCCACTGGATTTGGCAATGGAACTATGGCAAACGCAACTGCCCTTTTCGTCCCAATATTATTGGTGAAGTTACTCAAACAAAAAAATATTAGGGTAATACACCACAATTCAATATTCACTAATGATGTTAGAAAACTAGGTTACGATACTGGATTCGACAAAATCCGTTCGTTTTTTCTTGGAATTGTTGAAGGGAGTTTATTTAAAAACGTGAAAACATTCGTCTTTCTTAATCTTTACAAGGAAAAAATTAACGAATCCGTAGGGAAAAACAAGGTACATTTACTAAATGGACGATATTTGGAAGCAATTGCCACGATCTATATTAATGGCGCAATGCATGTGAAGTCTTTAGAATATGAAAAGAAGGATATACCAACGATATTGATGCATGGTTCATGGGGACCGCAGAAAAATATCGAGTTAGGCCTCTCGGTATTGAAGAAACAAAAAGAAGAAGGAGGCAAATTTAGACTAGTTGTATCTGGAGGTTTAAATCACCATTTTCCAGAGTACGAGAAAGAATTTAACGAGCTGCTCCATTCCTATTCTGATATCATTGATGAATATCTTGGACCCGTCGCTGAAAGAGATATTATGAAGATTTTTCTAAAAACGAGTCTATTGTTGCTTCCTTATAACATCCCTGGAGGTCATTCTGGTGTTTTGGAACAAGGCATATTTTTTGAGGTCCCTACCATTGCAATCTATTTTCCCGAGTACAGAGAGCAAGCAAGAAGTTTAGCAAACGTAAAGCTAGTTCCCCCAGAAAATTTTTCAAGCGCCATTAAAGAGATGCTAAAAAACAATGATAGCAAAACAGAATTAGAAATAAACCAGAAAATCCATGAGCTTATACAGAATATAAAGATCCTTCTGAGTTAA
- a CDS encoding glycosyltransferase, with product MNDTEINLITNMSGDSGIGNYALELYRVTHDYFPQMKLFSVPYIRGQKLDNSINLSTFYADNILQIPFVNKFNFKKIKKSKQFEQKNIHLLGSDYSLVSASEKAVATIHEYYFTVARLQKSPNARSFLRGIGYNYGMIKLHSRIKRFKKIIAPSHYSANQIRLHTGIKPEVVHETVDGARFHHRDKKASRKLLGLPDSKILLLNVSGDGVNKNLHTLKRISDSLSDDYKLIKIGAPIYSKNCINIGRVEDKCYSFYFNAADAYLNVSTNEGFNIPLIESIKSSLPVISNKCATAPELLGESGIYVENPDVVHEYLELIYLGKDLDSLNYYSELIKKRCSEFSDNKARQEYIRIYSDVFR from the coding sequence TTGAATGATACTGAGATAAATCTAATCACAAACATGAGCGGTGACTCAGGAATTGGAAACTATGCTTTAGAACTGTACCGGGTCACTCACGATTATTTTCCACAGATGAAACTTTTTTCGGTTCCATATATACGGGGGCAAAAACTTGATAATTCAATTAATTTGAGTACATTTTATGCGGATAATATATTACAAATACCATTTGTAAACAAATTCAATTTTAAAAAAATAAAGAAGTCTAAACAGTTCGAGCAAAAGAACATACATCTTCTGGGATCTGATTATTCTCTGGTTTCTGCTTCCGAAAAAGCGGTTGCGACTATTCACGAGTATTACTTCACAGTAGCTAGGTTGCAAAAATCGCCAAATGCGAGAAGCTTTCTACGGGGTATAGGATATAACTACGGTATGATTAAACTTCACTCAAGAATAAAGAGGTTTAAGAAAATAATAGCTCCGAGTCACTATTCTGCTAATCAAATCAGATTACATACTGGGATTAAACCGGAAGTTGTTCATGAGACAGTTGATGGAGCCAGATTTCACCATAGAGATAAGAAAGCCTCTAGAAAGTTGTTGGGACTTCCAGATAGTAAAATACTTTTATTGAATGTATCCGGTGACGGGGTAAATAAGAATTTACATACACTTAAGAGAATATCAGATTCATTGTCCGATGATTATAAACTCATAAAGATAGGTGCGCCTATTTATTCTAAAAATTGTATTAATATTGGACGAGTTGAGGACAAGTGTTATTCTTTTTATTTTAACGCGGCCGATGCGTATCTGAATGTGTCTACAAATGAGGGTTTTAATATCCCATTGATAGAATCCATAAAGAGCTCTCTCCCAGTTATTTCTAATAAATGTGCAACGGCACCCGAACTCCTCGGTGAGAGTGGCATTTACGTTGAAAATCCGGACGTGGTACATGAATATTTGGAGTTGATTTATTTGGGAAAAGATTTGGATTCTTTAAATTATTATTCAGAATTAATTAAAAAAAGGTGTTCAGAATTTTCTGATAATAAAGCAAGACAAGAATATATAAGAATTTACTCAGATGTATTCAGATAA
- a CDS encoding DegT/DnrJ/EryC1/StrS family aminotransferase, translating to MNIRIPVSSPLINEDDINSVTKCLKSGWVSSLGEDVLNFEKAFSSYQDAKYGVSTNSGTTALHLALASLNLKENDEIIMPTFTMIATINAAEYLKLKVKLIDANIKTWTMDTEALNDKITNKTKAIMAVHIYGHPENMMIVDEIAKEHDLLVIEDAAEAHGAEINGKKVGTFGEVGSFSFYANKIITTGEGGMNVTNNQELAERMAWLRAHAFGRGGKHFWHEELGYGYRMSALQAALGVSQVRKIDQLVQKRRTNAKLYNEMLQKLSDKNLLVTPKEETWAKNVYWMYSILADRKHRDSLMAFLGQKGIETRTFFYPIHKQPYYRQRYSDEAFPVADELSSRGINLPSGNLLDEEDIIDVCSEINNYFTGI from the coding sequence ATGAATATACGTATACCTGTTAGCTCTCCGTTAATCAACGAAGATGACATAAACTCGGTTACGAAATGCCTAAAATCTGGATGGGTCAGTTCGCTTGGTGAAGATGTTTTGAACTTTGAGAAGGCATTTTCAAGTTATCAGGATGCTAAGTATGGCGTATCCACGAACAGTGGAACGACGGCACTTCACCTAGCTTTAGCCTCCCTGAATCTTAAAGAAAATGATGAGATAATTATGCCGACTTTTACAATGATTGCAACTATAAATGCAGCGGAATATTTGAAATTGAAAGTAAAGTTAATAGATGCAAACATAAAAACTTGGACGATGGACACTGAAGCCTTGAATGATAAGATAACAAATAAGACTAAAGCGATTATGGCCGTACATATATATGGGCACCCGGAAAATATGATGATTGTTGATGAAATAGCAAAGGAACACGATCTTTTAGTAATTGAAGATGCTGCTGAAGCCCATGGAGCAGAGATTAATGGAAAAAAGGTTGGAACGTTTGGTGAAGTTGGTTCTTTTAGTTTTTATGCAAACAAGATCATTACAACCGGTGAAGGTGGAATGAACGTTACCAACAACCAGGAATTAGCTGAAAGAATGGCGTGGTTAAGGGCTCACGCTTTTGGAAGAGGGGGAAAGCATTTTTGGCACGAAGAGCTCGGCTATGGATACAGGATGTCTGCCTTGCAAGCAGCTTTAGGAGTTTCCCAGGTAAGGAAAATAGATCAACTAGTTCAAAAGCGAAGAACAAATGCGAAACTATATAACGAGATGCTGCAGAAACTTTCAGATAAAAATTTATTGGTCACTCCTAAAGAGGAGACTTGGGCAAAGAATGTTTATTGGATGTATTCAATTTTAGCAGATCGAAAGCATCGTGACAGCTTGATGGCGTTTCTCGGGCAGAAAGGAATAGAAACTAGAACTTTTTTTTATCCGATACACAAACAACCATATTACAGGCAAAGATACAGCGACGAAGCATTCCCTGTGGCTGACGAGCTATCTTCGAGAGGGATAAACCTCCCATCGGGTAATCTTCTCGATGAGGAAGATATTATTGATGTTTGTTCTGAAATAAATAATTATTTCACAGGGATCTAG
- a CDS encoding glycosyltransferase family 4 protein, with translation MAERSDTLTSLKKIVLIGFPYTNKIDTGRGIDRYLATIYKSFSSHGIGLRIIEEGVVKPRPVCFIKAFLKAFIELRKSNGNAFHAVDPLGSIVAALALKKNIITTIHDTIPLDGKVVMFNPFVFFFAKLSMLVSLNISKEIIVPFESTRDALIDNFHVAANKITVIHYALDLNLDQLVDSNVCQDVGDDNMKILFMGGSSPNDRGMDIVLRSYMEFVRDLPRATLTIVAKSGTISDENQKLLNGTKSCRIETIELVPEPELMSFLKEFCVFIYPSRLGFSFLVMQAIASGVPVITSNSRDTKDFLGDAGILCDNDEVSCYVQALVRLTDKDFRANIIKNQYERLRMFTLNKFYDEMNEFYMRVLRDA, from the coding sequence ATGGCAGAAAGATCAGATACCCTGACTTCGCTTAAAAAAATAGTGCTAATAGGTTTTCCCTATACAAACAAAATTGATACTGGAAGGGGCATAGACCGTTACCTTGCAACAATTTACAAATCTTTTTCTAGTCATGGTATAGGTCTTAGAATAATAGAAGAGGGCGTAGTTAAGCCTCGACCAGTATGCTTCATAAAAGCCTTTTTAAAGGCATTTATTGAATTACGGAAGTCTAATGGGAACGCCTTTCATGCAGTGGATCCTTTGGGATCGATTGTAGCTGCCTTAGCTCTTAAAAAGAATATTATCACAACAATTCATGACACTATTCCGCTTGATGGCAAGGTGGTAATGTTTAATCCTTTTGTTTTTTTCTTTGCAAAATTGTCAATGCTAGTTAGCCTGAATATCAGCAAGGAAATTATTGTTCCGTTCGAATCAACTAGAGATGCTCTTATAGATAATTTCCACGTTGCTGCTAACAAGATAACTGTTATTCATTACGCCCTTGATCTTAACCTGGATCAATTGGTTGACTCGAATGTCTGTCAAGATGTAGGAGATGATAATATGAAGATTCTTTTCATGGGTGGGAGTTCACCCAACGATAGGGGTATGGATATAGTTTTAAGATCATATATGGAATTTGTCAGAGATCTACCACGTGCTACTCTAACGATCGTAGCTAAAAGTGGAACTATCTCCGATGAGAACCAAAAACTATTAAACGGAACAAAATCTTGCCGAATAGAAACTATTGAGTTAGTACCAGAGCCTGAGTTGATGTCGTTCTTAAAAGAATTTTGCGTTTTCATCTATCCGTCAAGATTAGGCTTCAGTTTTTTAGTTATGCAAGCAATTGCGTCTGGAGTTCCTGTCATTACTTCAAATTCACGGGATACGAAGGACTTCCTGGGAGATGCAGGTATCCTGTGCGACAATGATGAAGTAAGTTGTTATGTTCAGGCGCTAGTTAGATTGACAGATAAGGACTTCAGAGCAAACATCATCAAAAATCAATATGAAAGACTTCGAATGTTTACGTTAAATAAATTCTACGATGAAATGAATGAATTTTACATGAGAGTGCTACGCGATGCCTAA